ATTCTCAGTGTTATTAGCTTATCTTCTTGACTCAGAGCATTTTTAGCATAAAGCTGTATCTCTTCTAAGCGTTTTTTATTTGCTACTGCTACCCATTCTTCTCTTTCAAAGGAATCTAATATCTCTTGCTCGTATTTATCTAATTCATTCTCATTCATAACTAGTCTTCATTCAAGATATATTTTTTTGTAGCTTTTCGAGATGGAATAATTGTTTTCAAAAAAATCTCAAGTTCAGTTTCTACATAGGGTACTAAATAAGCATAATTTTCTATTTTTACGACTAAAATCCGCTGATTAGCATATCTTACTTTATCGGGATGTTCATAGTCATCTAACAAATGACCCTCTTTAATAGCATCCAAGATTACTTCAAAGGTAATCCCCCTCTCAGATTGTAGTTTTTGATTTTTGGTGAGATTCCATCTGATTGTTTTCATGCTAACCGAACTCACCTTTACCTAGGGTTTACGGCGAAATAATCCCAATATAGGTGCAAGAATTATACCAACAATAAACCCTCCAGCGTGAGCCCAGTAAGCTATTCCACCTCCTTCCATACCAATATTCATATTAGCGTCTAGAGAAAGTATCCCGTTAAAAGCTTGTTGTAAAAACCAAAATCCTAAAAAAGCATAAGCAGGTATTCTTAAAGGTATGAAAATAAACCCTAGGGGTAAAATCAGTAAAATTTCTGCTGTGGGAAACCTGAGAATATACGCTCCCATTACCCCCGCGATCGCTCCACTAGCACCTATACTAGGAATAGTCGAACTTGAAGCAAAAAACCATTGAGCTAAAGCAGCTAAAGCACCACAAGTCAGATAAAATAATAAAAACTTGATATGTCCTAATTCTTCTTCGATATTATTACCAAAGATCCATAGATAGAGCATATTAAACCCAACGTGTAAAAATCCACCATGGAGAAACTGACAAGTAATCAAGGTTGCTAACTCTGGGATACTGTCATAGGTTAACTCTCCCTCAAAAGTAGCGGTTAATTGTCTGGGAATAACTGCATAATTTTGAAATAATTCTTGTAATTGGTATTCTGATAGACTTAATTGATAGATAAAAACGCTAATATTAATAATAATCAGAGCATAAGTGATATAGGGAGTAATTTTAATAGGGTTTTCATCCTTAATAGGGACCATAACTTTCTCTTCTCGATTATTTATCCCTTATCTTAACATTCTCCCTTCTACCCCAAAAAGTTAAGCTATATTACAAAAATAAGTTTATCTTGAGAACATGAGCTAGAATAATATTCTCTAAGAATATTTAAATTGGGGATCGCTTAAGATACTCATTTTTAGCAAATTAGAGTATAATAAAAAACTCTTCTGCCCACTATGACCAATAAACCAGCAGAAACAGACTAAAACCCGTTATAGTTCTCAATAACTTTAATAATATTAAGTTGATTTTCTCAGTAATTTTAAACCCAATACTAAGGTTAGGGAGGTAATAACAGGTGATGCACTAAACACATAAACCCAGGAGGTATAACTATGGCAATGTCACCCTTTACATACTCGCGTTTCTTGGAGTTCTTAAGTCAAGAACTATGCCTGTCTCATAACTCTATTTCCATGGCTGAACGTTCTGTAGAACAAAACTCAGGTTTTTTGCCTATGGTACTTTGGCAATACGGATTGGTTACATTACAGGAGTTAGACAAGATTTATGAATGGCTCGAAACAGTTTAATAATTCTTATCAGAGAGAACACCTATTATTATACACCAATCAAGACATAAAAGCCAAGTTTTTACCCTAGACAGAGACAAAACGTACCTTTAAACCGTCTTTTAGTTGAGGGGTAGGAATACCAATCATGGTCAAATCCTGATTAGGTAATAATTCCCATTGGTAATTAGCTACTAACATAGCTGCAAACACGCGCATCTCTAAACGCGCGAATTCTTTACCGAGACATTCTCGTAATCCTCCCCCAAAGGGAATATAGCCAAAGTTAGCCTGTTTGTCTGCTTCTTGATTAGGAGCAAAGCGATCGAGATCAAAACGCTGATAATCTGGATACAATTGAGGATCTCGGTGAGTTTCATTAATTAGTCATAATCTCAGGATGTTTAGCTGTTAAGAAGCAAAAAGACACCAAAGTAGTATTATATATACAAAAAATATCTCCTCGCACCTAAAACCTAAAACTATTCAGTCTGAGATATTGGTGAGTTGTTCAATTGAGTTAACCTAGATTCAGCCATGGAAAAATCAGGTTTGATTTCTAGGGCTTTTTGGTAACTAGCGATCGCCTCGGGTAACTTTTGTAAATGTTCTAGAGCACAGGCGCGATTGTACCACCCTTGATAGTAATCAGGTTTCACGGTAACTAACTTATTCCAAGCGTTAAGGGCGTCTTCCCATCGTTCTAGACGATATAAGATATTACCAATTGAATTCAAAGCCATATAGTCATCGGGTTTAATCTCGATAATCTTCTCAAAACAGTTTAAGGCTTCCTGATGTCTGCCTAGATTACTCAAAGCTCCACCCCGATTATACCAAGCATCTAGAGAATAAGGATTAATTTTAAGCGCTTGATCCCAAGAGGAGATAGCCCCTTCTAAATCACCCTGGTTAAATTGTTCGAGTGCTTTTTTTAACCAAACATTTTCTGTAGGAGATTGTTTAGCTTGACTATATTTATTTTGTAACTGAACCATTTGATTAACCATAGCTGCAACTATTTGTTCTGGAGTACCTCCTTCTAAATCTAGTTGTTTAGCTAAAGCTTCAGCTAAGGGTTGATCTTGATATAAACGAGCTAATAATTGATCCGGTGTAAGAGGTTTAAATTCTTCGGGTTGTTGTGGTGGGGTAGGAGTCTCTACCTCTGTAGTCGGCTTTTCTGGGACACTAGTAGCTGCTGTATATTCCCAGATTTGTCTTTTTTTCTGTTTATTGAGTATTTGTTGTCCAAGTTCGTAAGACTCTTGACCAAAACGACGTAATGAAGGTAAAAACTCAGTTAATTGACCAAAACGAATCATTCTAATCCCTAATTCCTGATTAGGTGCACTACCCGCTAAAACTTTCCCTCCAAATCCTTCTAACCAATTAATCCAATCGTATTGAGTAGCGCGATCTTCTAATTGCTCAAAAAATTTGAGTACACGTTTTTGATCCCAACCGCGGATTACTCCCTCTAACAATTGTGTAAATAAAAATTCATAATCTGTATCGCTTAACGGTTGTAGAGAATCCCTGTTTTTAGTTTTTTGCTTATTAACGCCAAATAATCCCTGAAAAAACCGCTTAAGCCATTGCCAGATTTGCCGGAGCATGGTCAAATTTCCTTAGTAAACTTCAAATTATTAATTTTCGATGGCAAGATGGAGTTATGCCCAATATTGCCTCTATTCTAACCTTTAAATGTAATGTCCTATTCTCCCCTTCATCATAAATATCGTCCTCGCACTTTTGCTGAATTAGTGGGTCAAGAGGCGATCGCCGCTACCCTAACTAACGGGATTACCCTAGGAAAAATAGCCCCTGCTTATTTATTTACAGGTCCTAGGGGAACAGGAAAAACCTCAAGTGCGAGAATTTTAGCAAAATCTCTCAACTGTTTAAATAGTCCTCAACCTACTCCTGATCCCTGTGGAGAATGTGAAGCTTGTCTGGCGATCGCCCGTGGCTCGGCTTTAGACGTCATCGAAATTGACGCAGCTTCTAACACAGGAGTTGATAACATTCGGGAAATTATCGAGCGTTCCCAATTCGCACCTGTACAATGTCGTTATAAAGTCTATGTGATTGATGAATGTCACATGTTGAGTACAGCAGCCTTTAACGCTTTACTCAAAACCCTAGAAGAACCACCCCCACAGATAATCTTTATTTTAGCCACTACTGACCCCCAGAGGGTTTTACCGACAATTATTTCGCGTTGTCAACGCTTTGATTATCGACGTATCCCCCTAGAAGCGATGATTAAACATCTAGAATACATCGCTACCGAAGAACAAATTAAGATTAATCTAGCGGGAATTACCCTGATTGCG
The window above is part of the Gloeocapsa sp. DLM2.Bin57 genome. Proteins encoded here:
- a CDS encoding antitoxin, producing MNENELDKYEQEILDSFEREEWVAVANKKRLEEIQLYAKNALSQEDKLITLRISSPDWEGIQAKAKEEGIPSLTLISSILHKYATGKLIEVRE
- a CDS encoding toxin; this encodes MKTIRWNLTKNQKLQSERGITFEVILDAIKEGHLLDDYEHPDKVRYANQRILVVKIENYAYLVPYVETELEIFLKTIIPSRKATKKYILNED
- a CDS encoding rhomboid family intramembrane serine protease; the protein is MVPIKDENPIKITPYITYALIIINISVFIYQLSLSEYQLQELFQNYAVIPRQLTATFEGELTYDSIPELATLITCQFLHGGFLHVGFNMLYLWIFGNNIEEELGHIKFLLFYLTCGALAALAQWFFASSSTIPSIGASGAIAGVMGAYILRFPTAEILLILPLGFIFIPLRIPAYAFLGFWFLQQAFNGILSLDANMNIGMEGGGIAYWAHAGGFIVGIILAPILGLFRRKP
- a CDS encoding DUF2949 domain-containing protein, with the translated sequence MSPFTYSRFLEFLSQELCLSHNSISMAERSVEQNSGFLPMVLWQYGLVTLQELDKIYEWLETV
- a CDS encoding cytochrome P450 gives rise to the protein MNETHRDPQLYPDYQRFDLDRFAPNQEADKQANFGYIPFGGGLRECLGKEFARLEMRVFAAMLVANYQWELLPNQDLTMIGIPTPQLKDGLKVRFVSV
- a CDS encoding tetratricopeptide repeat protein, whose amino-acid sequence is MLRQIWQWLKRFFQGLFGVNKQKTKNRDSLQPLSDTDYEFLFTQLLEGVIRGWDQKRVLKFFEQLEDRATQYDWINWLEGFGGKVLAGSAPNQELGIRMIRFGQLTEFLPSLRRFGQESYELGQQILNKQKKRQIWEYTAATSVPEKPTTEVETPTPPQQPEEFKPLTPDQLLARLYQDQPLAEALAKQLDLEGGTPEQIVAAMVNQMVQLQNKYSQAKQSPTENVWLKKALEQFNQGDLEGAISSWDQALKINPYSLDAWYNRGGALSNLGRHQEALNCFEKIIEIKPDDYMALNSIGNILYRLERWEDALNAWNKLVTVKPDYYQGWYNRACALEHLQKLPEAIASYQKALEIKPDFSMAESRLTQLNNSPISQTE